One stretch of Muribaculum intestinale DNA includes these proteins:
- the thiS gene encoding sulfur carrier protein ThiS, producing the protein MEVTVNDKKINIPDHTSLQGALNLAGINPEGVATALNGEVVPLTQRDSTILKEGDSVLVIQPFYGG; encoded by the coding sequence ATGGAAGTAACTGTCAACGACAAAAAAATCAATATACCCGACCATACCTCGCTCCAGGGAGCCCTTAATCTGGCCGGAATAAACCCTGAAGGGGTAGCTACAGCTCTCAATGGCGAGGTTGTGCCTCTGACCCAACGCGACTCCACAATCCTCAAGGAAGGCGATTCAGTGCTTGTAATCCAGCCTTTTTATGGCGGATAA
- the yihA gene encoding ribosome biogenesis GTP-binding protein YihA/YsxC, with protein MDITSSKFEISNSDVKKCPATCYHEYAFIGRSNVGKSSLINMLTRHKGLAMTSSTPGKTTLINHFLINGSWYIVDLPGYGYAQRGKEQQRQIRRIIEEYILNRQQMTCLFVLVDSRHDPQKIDIEFMDWLGENGVPFAIVFTKLDKMSAAAAKIVTGKYLDKLKETWEELPPVFYTSSHDGRGRAQLLDYIDELNQLPTMTTEELSYINSTDNT; from the coding sequence ATGGACATAACATCCTCGAAATTTGAGATCAGTAATTCCGACGTCAAAAAATGTCCCGCCACATGCTACCACGAGTACGCATTCATAGGCCGAAGCAATGTCGGAAAGTCCTCGCTGATCAATATGCTGACACGACACAAGGGGCTGGCGATGACATCGTCGACCCCGGGCAAAACCACTCTTATCAACCATTTCCTTATCAACGGGTCATGGTATATAGTCGACCTTCCCGGCTACGGCTATGCACAGCGTGGCAAGGAGCAGCAGCGGCAGATACGTCGCATTATCGAGGAATATATACTCAACCGACAGCAGATGACATGTCTGTTTGTGCTCGTAGACTCCCGCCACGACCCACAGAAAATTGACATCGAGTTCATGGACTGGCTCGGTGAAAATGGTGTCCCGTTTGCCATCGTATTTACCAAACTCGACAAAATGTCGGCGGCGGCAGCAAAGATTGTGACCGGCAAATACCTCGACAAACTAAAAGAAACATGGGAAGAGCTCCCTCCGGTGTTCTATACATCGAGCCACGACGGACGCGGCAGAGCACAACTGCTCGACTATATCGACGAGCTGAACCAACTCCCCACAATGACTACAGAGGAACTGTCCTACATCAACAGCACTGACAACACCTGA
- a CDS encoding thiamine phosphate synthase → MLQFITHPSPRFSITEEVRLVLEGGCKWIQLRMKDASYDEMRATALEIIPLCKENDAIMVIDDNVRLTDELRVHGVHLGKNDMPPRQAREELGPHAIIGVTANTAEDILAMRGIDVDYVGLGPFRFTTTKSALSPVIGLDGYRDIMSAIRNAGSELPVVAIGGITLDDIDPLMETGINGVAMSGAIINAPDPKEYTAKVIEALNRYQ, encoded by the coding sequence ATGCTTCAGTTCATCACCCATCCATCACCACGCTTCTCCATCACGGAAGAGGTGCGGCTCGTACTCGAAGGAGGCTGCAAGTGGATTCAATTACGCATGAAAGACGCATCTTACGACGAGATGCGTGCCACAGCACTCGAAATAATACCCCTCTGCAAAGAGAACGACGCAATAATGGTAATTGACGACAACGTCAGGCTCACCGACGAACTTCGCGTGCACGGAGTGCATCTCGGCAAGAATGACATGCCCCCCCGACAGGCACGTGAAGAGCTCGGTCCCCATGCAATAATCGGCGTCACTGCCAATACAGCCGAGGATATCCTCGCCATGCGCGGCATCGATGTCGATTACGTAGGCCTCGGGCCATTCCGATTCACCACCACCAAGAGCGCATTGTCACCTGTAATCGGCCTCGACGGATACCGCGACATAATGTCGGCCATACGCAATGCCGGCAGTGAGCTTCCGGTAGTTGCTATCGGCGGAATCACCCTTGACGACATAGACCCGCTGATGGAAACAGGAATCAACGGAGTGGCCATGTCCGGGGCTATAATCAACGCTCCCGACCCAAAAGAATACACCGCAAAGGTAATCGAGGCCCTCAACCGCTATCAATAA
- a CDS encoding Crp/Fnr family transcriptional regulator — MADLKLYDVFDMSPLRDYIREHGECRVYCKGECFCRIGENAPDIGVVNSGGFAFVRPDYKGDDQTCSLAFADELVGSYISMMPGRKSGFDVKALCKSEVSALALDTVVEYMDTISPDYRLRFTYAIAYAFMMRGISYRCQSVESRYVELLERMPDVKSFMSTSAIASYLGVTRETLSRMRARMCK; from the coding sequence ATGGCCGATCTTAAACTTTATGACGTGTTTGATATGTCGCCCCTGCGCGATTATATACGAGAGCATGGAGAATGCCGCGTGTACTGCAAGGGTGAATGTTTCTGTAGAATTGGCGAGAATGCCCCGGATATCGGTGTGGTTAATTCCGGCGGATTTGCATTTGTAAGACCTGACTACAAGGGCGATGACCAGACATGCTCTCTTGCTTTTGCCGACGAACTTGTGGGCTCGTATATCTCGATGATGCCCGGCCGGAAATCCGGTTTTGATGTTAAGGCATTGTGTAAGTCGGAGGTATCGGCGCTTGCGCTGGATACGGTTGTCGAGTATATGGATACAATATCTCCCGATTACCGGCTGAGGTTTACGTATGCCATAGCCTATGCATTTATGATGAGAGGCATATCATACCGCTGTCAGTCGGTCGAGTCGCGATATGTCGAACTTCTCGAACGGATGCCGGATGTCAAGAGTTTCATGTCGACTTCTGCGATAGCGTCATATCTCGGTGTGACACGGGAGACATTGTCGAGGATGCGTGCAAGGATGTGTAAATAG
- a CDS encoding thiamine phosphate synthase, whose amino-acid sequence MADNLLRIAITPPDIRPEEAEAIAAILDAGWDFVHLRHPGASLRDMRNLIESIGPHNHRRLKLHGHFDLLCDFNLGGIHLNRRCPEAPSYFSGNISRSCHSIAEAKECARKYDYITLSPIFTSISKPGYHGAFTAEELSTIPPNKVVALGGITPERVADIRSLPFAGYAVLGYLWEGADMAERLDAFASIERGQSPIPQSE is encoded by the coding sequence ATGGCGGATAATCTGTTGCGGATTGCCATCACGCCTCCCGATATACGTCCCGAAGAAGCCGAGGCGATAGCTGCAATACTCGATGCCGGATGGGACTTCGTACACCTGCGCCATCCCGGCGCATCGTTGCGCGACATGCGCAATCTGATTGAAAGCATCGGCCCGCACAATCACCGGCGGCTCAAACTGCATGGACATTTTGACCTGCTGTGCGACTTCAATCTCGGCGGCATACATCTCAACCGGCGCTGCCCTGAAGCACCATCATACTTCAGCGGTAACATATCGCGTAGCTGCCATTCCATAGCCGAAGCCAAAGAATGCGCCCGTAAGTACGACTATATAACGCTCAGTCCGATTTTCACAAGCATATCCAAGCCGGGCTACCATGGCGCCTTCACTGCGGAAGAATTGTCGACAATTCCTCCTAACAAAGTAGTGGCACTCGGAGGCATCACACCGGAAAGAGTGGCCGACATACGTAGTCTCCCTTTCGCCGGATATGCCGTACTGGGCTATCTGTGGGAGGGCGCCGACATGGCAGAGCGCCTTGATGCTTTCGCCTCAATAGAGCGAGGCCAAAGTCCGATTCCTCAATCAGAATAA
- the porQ gene encoding type IX secretion system protein PorQ, protein MTIRNHIISFIVALVAGGMIPLCAADGSTAYNFLNITSSSRIYGLGGVNISIVDDDINSIDQNPGLLGPEVGKQLGLNYMHYVGDANFAGVRYGMAAGEHGAWAAGIQYFGYGDMKAADVTGNITGTFSAKDMAFSATYSHDITGSLRGGITVKGIYSAYESYSAFALATDLGINYYDPDRGVSLSAVVANLGGQIKRFNERYDRMPVDVRLGLSKQLADVPLRLSVTAWNLTKWHLPYYDAGDGSATSEMEEKDSFGSNLFRHLVFGVEWLPSDRLYIGVGYNYKTRTDMGTYSRSFFSGFSACAGINVSRFSVGIALDQPHTGATTFMLNLSTRLWEF, encoded by the coding sequence ATGACGATACGAAATCATATAATATCATTTATAGTCGCGCTTGTGGCCGGCGGTATGATTCCGCTATGTGCCGCAGATGGCTCGACAGCATATAATTTTCTGAATATAACATCCTCAAGCCGTATTTACGGTCTGGGTGGTGTGAATATATCTATTGTCGACGACGATATAAACTCGATTGACCAGAATCCGGGGCTGCTTGGTCCGGAGGTAGGGAAACAGCTGGGACTTAATTATATGCATTACGTCGGCGACGCAAATTTTGCCGGCGTGCGATACGGTATGGCAGCCGGAGAGCATGGAGCCTGGGCAGCCGGGATACAGTATTTCGGTTATGGCGATATGAAGGCGGCCGATGTGACGGGGAATATTACCGGTACTTTTTCGGCCAAGGATATGGCATTTTCCGCTACATACAGCCATGATATTACCGGGAGTCTCCGTGGCGGTATCACAGTCAAGGGTATATATTCGGCCTATGAGTCATATTCGGCATTTGCGCTTGCCACCGATCTCGGTATCAATTATTATGACCCCGACAGGGGTGTCTCGCTGTCGGCTGTAGTGGCAAATCTCGGAGGACAAATCAAGAGATTTAACGAGCGTTATGACCGTATGCCTGTCGATGTGCGTCTTGGATTGAGCAAGCAACTTGCCGATGTGCCGTTGCGTCTGTCGGTTACCGCATGGAATCTCACAAAATGGCATCTGCCTTATTATGATGCCGGCGACGGCTCTGCCACCAGTGAAATGGAGGAGAAAGATTCGTTCGGCTCCAATCTGTTCCGCCATCTGGTGTTCGGTGTGGAGTGGTTGCCCTCCGACAGGTTGTATATAGGTGTGGGATACAACTACAAGACGCGTACCGACATGGGCACATATTCCCGCAGCTTTTTCAGTGGATTCTCAGCTTGTGCCGGTATAAATGTAAGCAGATTTTCAGTCGGAATAGCTTTGGATCAGCCTCATACAGGAGCTACCACATTCATGCTCAACCTGTCGACGCGTCTGTGGGAATTCTAG
- a CDS encoding 1-acyl-sn-glycerol-3-phosphate acyltransferase, which yields MGLSKWLLRMAGWTVEYTVPDYPKCIICVAPHTSNWDFILGELTIRSIGRKAGFLMKESWFRWPLGVIFRAIGGIPVPRKNKKQSLTETIVKKFRESTRLVLAITPEGTRKATAKWHSGFIYIARDAGVPLVLGAIDYKYKRIVVDRCYTPTGDIEQDMRNIKEYYSQFHGRYPDKFITD from the coding sequence ATGGGTTTATCCAAATGGTTGCTGCGTATGGCCGGGTGGACGGTTGAATATACCGTGCCCGACTATCCCAAATGTATAATATGCGTGGCTCCCCACACATCCAACTGGGACTTCATACTCGGCGAACTGACCATACGCTCCATAGGCCGCAAAGCCGGATTTCTGATGAAAGAATCCTGGTTCCGCTGGCCCTTGGGAGTAATATTCAGAGCTATCGGAGGCATACCTGTGCCGCGTAAAAACAAAAAGCAGTCGCTCACAGAGACTATCGTAAAGAAATTCCGCGAATCAACACGTCTGGTACTTGCAATAACTCCCGAAGGCACACGCAAGGCCACGGCAAAATGGCATAGCGGATTCATCTACATAGCCCGCGACGCCGGCGTGCCTCTGGTGCTTGGCGCCATCGACTACAAATACAAGCGTATTGTAGTCGACCGATGCTATACCCCTACAGGCGACATCGAGCAGGATATGCGCAACATCAAAGAATACTACAGTCAGTTTCACGGCCGTTACCCCGATAAATTCATTACCGATTAG
- a CDS encoding tRNA1(Val) (adenine(37)-N6)-methyltransferase, with amino-acid sequence MGTSKTRESVFRFKRFDVANSLSAMKVGTDGVLLGAWACVPDASMATVLDVGTGSGLIALMLAQRFDNAFITGIDIVEEACEEALVNAGASPWAGRIAIEHAGFCEYAGQGVSFDAVVSNPPFFKTEIKAPDRGRMLARHGADLDYGVIMRACACGLLSADGILSMVSPAERQNDIMFDMELCGLRLSRMTRVFTKPGAQEPSRLLWEMRKDKKASPPKVEDLLIGSDAYKALTGDFYL; translated from the coding sequence ATGGGAACGAGCAAGACGCGTGAGAGTGTGTTTCGGTTCAAGCGGTTTGATGTGGCCAATTCGCTGAGCGCAATGAAAGTAGGTACCGACGGTGTGCTGCTTGGCGCATGGGCGTGTGTGCCTGATGCCTCGATGGCCACGGTGCTTGATGTGGGCACCGGCAGCGGGCTGATTGCCCTTATGCTGGCACAGCGTTTTGACAATGCCTTTATTACCGGAATAGATATTGTAGAGGAGGCATGTGAGGAAGCGCTGGTGAATGCCGGCGCATCGCCATGGGCAGGACGTATCGCCATAGAGCATGCCGGTTTTTGCGAGTATGCCGGTCAGGGAGTGAGTTTCGATGCCGTAGTGAGCAATCCGCCATTTTTCAAGACGGAAATCAAGGCTCCGGACCGAGGACGCATGCTTGCACGCCATGGTGCCGACCTGGATTACGGAGTTATAATGCGGGCTTGCGCGTGCGGACTGTTGTCGGCCGACGGAATATTGTCGATGGTGTCTCCGGCCGAGCGGCAGAATGATATAATGTTTGATATGGAACTGTGCGGGCTCAGGCTGTCGCGTATGACGAGAGTGTTCACCAAACCGGGTGCACAGGAGCCCTCTCGGCTGTTGTGGGAGATGCGCAAAGATAAAAAGGCGTCACCGCCTAAGGTAGAAGACCTACTGATAGGCAGTGACGCATACAAGGCCCTGACGGGTGATTTCTATCTTTGA
- the thiD gene encoding bifunctional hydroxymethylpyrimidine kinase/phosphomethylpyrimidine kinase yields MLRYIPVLSIAGSDSSGGAGIQADIKTMSAIGVYAMTAITAITVQNTLGVTAVQAIRPDIVTGQIDAVFADIPPKAIKIGMLFDAPTAAAVADSLTCHRATNIVLDPVMISTSGSRLLAADAVDVIVQRLIPMADIITPNAMEAEAITGTKNPETQIELLREMGAKSILIKGGDSDTLLDIVTDWLYTPQRGIMKLQAPRVRSVNTHGTGCTLSSAIASYMAIGHDIANAVTKSKEYISDAIKAGADVAIGHGHGPVNHLFAPSAMLVRE; encoded by the coding sequence ATGCTGAGATACATCCCTGTGCTATCAATAGCTGGCTCCGATTCATCAGGCGGCGCCGGAATCCAGGCCGACATCAAGACAATGTCGGCAATAGGTGTATATGCCATGACGGCAATTACGGCAATTACCGTACAGAACACTCTCGGAGTAACAGCCGTACAGGCCATCCGCCCCGACATTGTAACCGGGCAGATTGATGCCGTATTCGCCGACATCCCCCCAAAAGCCATAAAGATAGGTATGCTGTTCGACGCTCCTACCGCCGCTGCGGTAGCCGATTCGCTCACATGCCACCGCGCCACCAACATAGTGCTCGACCCGGTCATGATTTCCACATCCGGCTCACGTCTTCTTGCCGCAGATGCTGTCGACGTAATAGTACAGCGACTCATCCCGATGGCCGACATCATTACCCCCAACGCAATGGAAGCGGAAGCAATCACAGGCACAAAAAATCCGGAAACCCAGATAGAACTTCTGCGCGAAATGGGTGCGAAGTCAATCTTGATAAAGGGTGGTGACTCCGATACACTTCTTGACATAGTGACCGACTGGCTGTATACTCCGCAAAGAGGCATCATGAAACTACAGGCGCCACGCGTACGCTCAGTCAATACCCACGGCACAGGCTGCACACTCTCTTCGGCAATAGCCTCCTACATGGCAATCGGCCATGATATTGCCAATGCCGTCACGAAATCAAAAGAATATATCTCAGACGCCATTAAGGCCGGAGCCGATGTGGCAATAGGTCATGGACACGGCCCGGTCAACCATCTGTTTGCCCCGTCGGCCATGCTTGTCAGAGAATAA
- a CDS encoding nitrilase-related carbon-nitrogen hydrolase, with translation MTCNNTRPHLNGPLTVAAIGLDIATSDKKANLKAASTAIEAIAGHADIAVLPEMFSTGYILQADTARNLAEPSDGPTIEWAAKLASACNLAIAGSFIALDHDGRLFNRAFLTEPSGETTYYDKHHLFSTGGEDKVYTSGHKAIPTIRFRGWNIALAVCYDLRFPVWLRNSHNGYDLLIIVANWPDSRAYAWKHLLIARAIENQAYVVGCNRTGSDDFGNYSGTSAIIDPKGQTIGTEAHLSDGIQCVMGRISHSSLYEFREKFPVLLHSDRFTID, from the coding sequence ATGACCTGCAACAATACAAGGCCTCACCTCAACGGCCCGCTGACAGTGGCGGCAATCGGACTTGACATTGCCACCTCCGACAAGAAAGCCAACCTAAAGGCTGCATCAACAGCAATAGAGGCCATTGCCGGACACGCTGACATTGCCGTTCTGCCGGAGATGTTCTCTACCGGATATATACTTCAGGCCGATACTGCCCGCAATCTCGCCGAGCCATCCGACGGCCCTACGATAGAATGGGCAGCAAAGCTCGCCTCGGCATGCAATCTGGCCATAGCAGGGTCGTTTATCGCGCTCGACCACGACGGTCGGCTGTTCAACCGGGCATTCCTTACCGAGCCATCCGGCGAAACCACCTATTACGACAAGCACCACCTGTTTTCAACCGGTGGAGAGGACAAGGTATATACCTCCGGCCATAAGGCAATACCGACAATACGATTCAGAGGCTGGAATATAGCGTTGGCCGTATGCTACGATTTGCGGTTTCCGGTATGGCTACGCAACAGCCACAACGGATACGATTTGTTGATTATAGTCGCTAACTGGCCCGATTCAAGAGCATATGCATGGAAACACCTGCTAATAGCACGTGCAATTGAAAATCAGGCATACGTAGTCGGATGCAACCGCACCGGAAGCGATGATTTCGGCAACTATTCCGGCACTTCTGCCATAATCGACCCCAAAGGTCAGACTATAGGCACAGAAGCACACCTGTCCGACGGAATACAATGCGTCATGGGGCGTATATCCCACTCCTCACTCTACGAATTCCGCGAAAAGTTCCCGGTACTTCTCCACAGCGACAGATTTACAATCGATTGA
- a CDS encoding thiazole synthase — MDRLIIGGREFTSRLFMGTGKFSSNRLMLEAILASGSQMITVAMKRIDMDNADTDDMLAHINRDNVQFLPNTSGVRNAKEAVLAAHLSREIFHTDFLKLEIHPDPKYLLPDPIETLKATEQLAAEGFHVLPYIQADPVLCKRLEDVGAAAVMPLGAPIGTNKGLKTRDLLEIIIAESRVPVVVDAGLGAPSHAADALEMGADAVLVNTAIAVAGDPVAMADAFRLAVEAGRKAYLAGLGRVSHRAEASSPLTSFLS; from the coding sequence ATGGACAGACTTATAATCGGAGGACGCGAGTTTACATCGCGCCTCTTTATGGGAACAGGCAAGTTCAGCAGCAACCGTCTTATGCTTGAGGCGATACTTGCCTCCGGTTCGCAGATGATAACAGTGGCAATGAAGCGTATCGACATGGACAATGCCGACACCGACGACATGCTCGCACACATCAACCGCGACAATGTTCAGTTTCTTCCTAACACATCAGGTGTGCGCAACGCCAAAGAGGCAGTACTCGCAGCCCACCTCTCTCGTGAGATTTTCCATACCGACTTCCTCAAGCTGGAGATTCATCCCGACCCGAAATACCTGTTGCCCGACCCTATCGAGACACTGAAAGCCACCGAGCAGCTTGCCGCCGAGGGATTCCATGTGCTCCCTTACATCCAGGCCGACCCGGTACTCTGCAAACGTCTGGAGGATGTGGGAGCGGCTGCCGTAATGCCGCTGGGGGCTCCTATCGGCACCAACAAAGGACTGAAGACACGCGACCTGCTTGAGATCATCATCGCCGAGAGCAGAGTGCCGGTAGTTGTCGATGCCGGACTCGGCGCACCATCACATGCAGCCGACGCTCTGGAAATGGGTGCCGACGCTGTGCTTGTCAACACCGCGATTGCTGTTGCCGGCGACCCCGTGGCCATGGCCGATGCGTTCCGCCTTGCCGTAGAAGCCGGACGAAAGGCATATCTTGCCGGACTCGGACGCGTAAGCCACCGTGCCGAGGCTTCGTCTCCCCTCACATCTTTTCTCTCATAA
- a CDS encoding energy transducer TonB has protein sequence MIKKSTPDLSLLPLSTLLLIAALLLSARSAHAQMRRIAVHTTDQSLALTEINPGHNFCADVIEAYDFETVDEPPTFPGGYGALMQFINASRTYPAAAYARKIQGRVLCSFIVQPDGEITHINVLRGIEPSLDREAVRILDGMPRWHAGRMGGNNVPVYCIFPITFRL, from the coding sequence ATGATTAAAAAATCTACTCCTGACTTATCTCTACTGCCCCTCTCCACTCTCCTGCTTATTGCGGCACTTCTATTGTCGGCACGTTCGGCTCACGCACAAATGCGTAGAATAGCCGTACACACAACAGACCAGTCACTCGCCCTCACAGAAATAAATCCCGGTCATAACTTCTGCGCCGATGTAATCGAGGCATATGACTTCGAGACCGTCGACGAGCCTCCCACATTTCCCGGCGGATACGGTGCTCTGATGCAGTTTATCAACGCCTCCCGCACATACCCTGCTGCTGCATACGCCCGAAAAATACAGGGACGTGTACTATGCTCTTTTATAGTACAGCCTGACGGTGAGATAACCCACATCAATGTACTCCGCGGCATCGAACCTTCGCTTGACAGGGAAGCAGTAAGAATACTTGACGGCATGCCGCGCTGGCACGCTGGACGAATGGGCGGCAACAATGTGCCGGTATACTGTATATTCCCAATAACATTCAGATTATAA
- the thiC gene encoding phosphomethylpyrimidine synthase ThiC gives MKINDIDVRNYPSSEKVYIHGKLHDIDVPMRRIDLTPTVKIVNGEKLTRHNDPVYVYDTSGVYTDPSVTVDINRGIPRTREKWIAAREDLEQLPAITSEYGRQREADKSLDSIRFAHRYAPRRAKEGCAVTQMALARQGVITPEMEYVAIRENLNNEALGIHSDITPEMVREEVAAGRAVIPANINHPESEPMIIGRKFLVKLNTNIGNSALSSGIEEEVSKAVWSCYWGGDTLMDLSTGDNIHETREWIIRNCPVPMGTVPVYQALEKVNGDVAKLTWEIYRDTLIEQAEQGVDYFTIHAGVLRRHADLISERLTGIVSRGGSIMTQWAVMHGEENFLYTHFDEICEILARYDVAVSLGDGMRPGSIHDANDTSQFLELDVLGELTEKAWAHGVQVLIEGPGHVPMHKIRENMDRQISSCHEAPFYTLGPLTTDIAPGYDHITSAIGAAQIAWMGTAMICYVTPKEHLSLPNLEDVRNGVIAYKIAAHAADLAKGHPGAQVRDNAMSRARYEFRWKDQFNLSLDPARARQYYVESHKAEGDHFCTMCGPNFCAMRISQSVADDCAR, from the coding sequence ATGAAAATCAACGACATCGACGTACGCAACTATCCGTCGTCGGAAAAAGTATATATCCATGGCAAACTCCACGATATCGACGTACCCATGCGCCGTATCGACCTTACCCCTACTGTAAAGATTGTGAATGGAGAGAAACTCACTCGCCACAACGACCCGGTCTATGTGTACGACACATCAGGCGTATACACCGACCCGTCAGTTACCGTCGACATCAACCGTGGAATCCCTCGTACGCGTGAAAAATGGATTGCAGCACGCGAAGATCTCGAGCAACTGCCCGCAATAACCTCGGAGTACGGACGCCAGCGCGAAGCCGACAAAAGCCTCGACTCCATACGCTTCGCCCACCGCTATGCGCCGCGCCGTGCCAAAGAAGGATGCGCCGTCACACAGATGGCCCTTGCCCGTCAGGGCGTAATCACTCCGGAAATGGAGTATGTGGCTATCCGTGAGAATCTCAACAATGAGGCGCTCGGCATCCACTCCGACATCACACCCGAGATGGTGCGCGAGGAAGTAGCCGCCGGAAGGGCTGTAATCCCTGCCAACATCAACCACCCCGAAAGCGAGCCGATGATTATCGGTCGGAAATTCCTGGTAAAGCTCAACACCAATATCGGAAATTCAGCTCTGTCATCGGGCATAGAAGAAGAGGTAAGCAAAGCCGTATGGAGCTGCTATTGGGGTGGCGACACACTGATGGACCTCTCGACCGGCGACAACATCCACGAAACACGCGAATGGATTATACGCAACTGCCCAGTACCGATGGGTACTGTGCCAGTATACCAGGCTCTGGAGAAAGTCAACGGCGATGTAGCGAAACTCACATGGGAAATATACCGCGACACACTCATCGAGCAGGCCGAACAGGGTGTAGACTACTTTACCATCCATGCCGGAGTGCTTCGCCGACATGCCGACCTCATCTCCGAGCGCCTTACAGGAATCGTAAGCCGTGGAGGGTCGATTATGACTCAATGGGCCGTAATGCATGGAGAGGAAAATTTCCTGTACACACATTTTGATGAAATCTGCGAGATACTTGCCCGCTACGATGTGGCTGTATCGCTTGGCGACGGTATGCGCCCCGGCTCAATCCACGATGCCAACGACACATCTCAGTTCCTCGAGCTCGATGTGCTCGGCGAACTCACCGAAAAGGCTTGGGCCCACGGAGTGCAGGTGCTCATCGAAGGCCCCGGACACGTGCCTATGCATAAGATACGCGAAAACATGGACCGACAGATATCGTCGTGCCACGAAGCCCCATTCTATACCCTCGGACCGCTTACCACCGACATAGCCCCCGGCTACGACCATATCACATCGGCCATCGGAGCCGCACAGATAGCGTGGATGGGCACAGCCATGATTTGCTACGTCACCCCAAAAGAGCACCTTTCTCTCCCCAATCTCGAGGATGTGCGCAACGGTGTAATCGCCTACAAGATTGCCGCCCACGCAGCCGACCTTGCAAAGGGACATCCCGGTGCACAGGTACGCGACAACGCCATGAGCCGCGCACGCTATGAATTCCGGTGGAAAGACCAGTTCAATCTCTCACTCGACCCCGCACGCGCACGCCAATATTACGTAGAGAGCCATAAAGCCGAAGGCGATCATTTCTGCACAATGTGCGGCCCCAACTTCTGCGCCATGCGCATATCACAGTCTGTAGCCGACGACTGCGCTCGTTAA